The DNA segment gtttgcacttcaacatgtaaaatattttatttgtaataaatacTGAAGTACAATTTTTTGTTTAGTATATGGTTTTGCTCCccgtattttaaaataaaaatatcttatctcatttttaaaaaaaataattttaatcaaatattttgtcTAGAAAATAcgtaaatttgatatttttcaaaatccaaatatcTCCATTTTCAAGAtggaagaatgaagaaaaccaaatttaatcctctaataaaataattataaaaaacattttggtCACGCGGcagttatcaaaatatttaaaaatacatggCCTGATATATTTCACAGCTTGTTCATGGTCATACACAGAGACAAGGTGTTCAATTACGATTCTTCCACCTTGCATGCATATTTAGAATGCTCTAGTTTTTCtgcttttaaaaaagaaaaaaaaaaatgtattcttCAAAGAAAGTTTCACTTTGGCCAATgctaaaatgaaacaaaatttgaaaaatagaaaaaaaaaataatattccaaaaaGGAAGGGTCCAAATTGAACCAAGAAAGTAGAAACCCAACCATTCATTCACTtacaattcaagaaaaacaaGCAATCGTTGACCAAATTCTTTGAATTTGGTAGCCAAATTTGTAGGGTTTTTGCATGAACCATAAAATGGGCATGATTTTCGCATCACATTCACACATATAAACCAGTTACCACATTCATCATTCCTCATTCAGTTTTGCTCCGCATCCTTCTTGTTAAGTTTCCTTGGAAGCGGAGCCTGTTTCTTGTTTTCTGTTTCTCCTTCgttcaattttctcttttctgcaGCTTCTCTTCTCAACATGGCCGCCAACAGATGGTTGAAACCTGAGGTACTTTTATGTTTCTTGTATATTCATGAATTGCATCTCATAAAGTTGGTTAAACTGGTGCACTTTTTGAACATTGAATTGGTTCTTGTTACGTGCGAATAGGTATACCCACTCTTCGCTGCAGTTGGTGTAGCTGTCGGGATCTGCGGTATGCAACTTGTGAGGAACATAACCACCAATCCTGAAGTCAGGTATGGTTTcatgtttttgtttgattatggtttcatttttcattgttCAGATTCAATGTTTGTTCTGTCATAAGTATTTGTTCTGGTGTGTGTTGTTGAATTTGGTTATGGTTTGATGATTTCAGGGTGACCAAGAGCAACAGAGCTGCAGGAGTTCTCGAGAACTTTGAGGAGGGAGAGAAATATTCACAACATGGTCTGAGGAAGTATGTTCGTGGGAGGACCCCTCAGATCATGCCATCCGTCAACAA comes from the Vigna radiata var. radiata cultivar VC1973A chromosome 2, Vradiata_ver6, whole genome shotgun sequence genome and includes:
- the LOC106755937 gene encoding uncharacterized protein LOC106755937; the encoded protein is MAANRWLKPEVYPLFAAVGVAVGICGMQLVRNITTNPEVRVTKSNRAAGVLENFEEGEKYSQHGLRKYVRGRTPQIMPSVNNFFSEPSN